The window ACGACAGCGTCACGTAAGATCCTTCAACAGAAAACGCCACACCGTGTACATACCCGCCGCCATGCCGAACAGAAGCAACGCGAGCGTGAACGAGAGCTGGGTGTCGAGCCTGGCATCGAGCCAACGCCCCAACAGCGCGCCGCCCACGCCGGGCAGCACGATCATCCAACCCACCGAGCCGACCAGGGCCAAGCCCGCCCACAGCTTTTGCGGGGAGGAGCGCGCCTTGTGCATGCGCTGTGCCCGGCGCGCGATCGCAG of the Pseudomonadota bacterium genome contains:
- a CDS encoding AtpZ/AtpI family protein, with the translated sequence MKESLRAAIARRAQRMHKARSSPQKLWAGLALVGSVGWMIVLPGVGGALLGRWLDARLDTQLSFTLALLLFGMAAGMYTVWRFLLKDLT